cggcgcagcggcggcggcgaggcggcgatggccggcggcggcgggcgcgcggggaggcggcggacggggcgcgggcgcgggccgagggggccggtcacgggcccggcgggccggcgcggtggagaggCCGGCGGGACACGTGGCGCTCCACGATtggacggggcgcggcggcggacgttgtccggcgcgggcggacgcgtccggcgcggcgcggagggaggagctagggttcgtctgcagttgtaattcgggatgcccacatatttataggtagaggaagctaggaggctccaaatgaggtgcggttttcgcccacacgatcgtgatcgaacgacctagagcatggaagagagtttggtgggttttgggctggtttttgggggggttttgctggatactcaaatggactttgcggatgcccggttaaccgatggagtaccaaacgacctccgaatggaacgaaacatgaccggtagtctccgggtggtatattaagaccacttgacaagccttggtccattttgagaaagtttgacacacgcacacgaaagaaaacaagaggggtgcaccggaggagataggagcgccggattggaaaacggacaacgggaaaaatgctcggatgcatgagacgaacacgtatgcgaatgcaatgcacatgatgacatgatatgaaaatgcatgacatgacaaaatacaaaacgaaagacaaaacccgacaacggagggaaaacatatcacatagccggaaatggcaagagtcgaagttacaaatatggcaagttacatgcggggtgttacagttcgggtcaacgacgggctggctcctcaccaggCTGCGCCCCcgggaaggtagcacctcccagtaccagcccgacggagcccagtcccggacatggcccctctgatcaagcaggtgtcctccgccgagtcgacgacgaggatgcgggataggcatcatcgacgtcgatgcggggATAATTGCTTTAAccaaaaaaataacaacaaatgtgacatgttcaaaatatgacatgcCCACTTCAAAACGAATCGACCTGGAATACTGTTAAATACacctaaaaataaactagttttattaattttcttactaaaaataaactagttctatagtaaaattttaattagactacttctattaattcaactagttcaactaagcacttactataaataaaaataaactagttcttactaaaaataaactagttcaactagttctattaattttcttactaattctattaaacgcttactaaaaacagtaaaaaaactacattatacaatagtaaaaaactatagtaaaaacagaaaaaatagagatggagggaggagggaggaggaggagggaggaaagaggaggagggggaggaggccggtgggatcggaggagggaggaggacggagggaggaggggtgggaggagggaggagagaggagggggaggggcggccggaggaggagggaggggcggtgggaggagggctgcctacagaggagggaggaggggcggccggaggaggagggaggagggcgtggtggggggaggagggaggggaggaggggggaggagggatggagggagtacctcGATGGAGGagcagcgcggcggcggcggcggacgacgggGCATGCGGGGGAGAGTGACTGAGAGGGAGAGTGAGTGAGAGGGTCGGTCGCGTGGGGAGGATAAGGTAgggttagtagtagcgcgggttcgTGAAAAGCACTACTGCTACGgagcatagtagtagcgcttggtACAGatacgcgctactactaagtggggCTAGCCATGTGCGCCCAATTCAaacttagcagcagcgcgttttgctagtacgcgctactgctaaaatgATAGCAGCTAAAAtgatagcagtagcgcggtttatttacacgcgctactactaaatagcagtagcgcatgattttgtccagcgctactgctaagatgctgtgtataaggttttccctagtagtgggaaCAAAAATGAAAATAGCACATATATACACCGTCTATGTTTGGAAGGATATCAATTCATCAATAAAAAAGATCTGTTCATGGACTTGGCATGTAGTAGTAGAATTTTGTTTAGAAAAAACTGGACTTGTGCTAATGGTAGATTTTGTTAGAAAAAACCTGGGCTTGTGCTAATGGGAGAGATAGAGAGCAGATGGGGGTTGCTTGCCCTATCTTGGTGCAGCAGAGGCGTCATCCGAGGTGAGGAGGTGCTGCTGGCTAGGGTTCCTCCCTGCTGACCTGCGCGAGAAGGGAGGGAAACGAGATGAGGAAGGGGCAAGAAGGGGGGATGGGGACAAGATAAAACCTTGAGGACTTGCAGATCCATGGCGTCCTTCACATCTCCGTGAAGAAGCCCAACAAAGGATATGAAGAGAAGGTGAGGTGTAGGGGTGGTGGATCCCGGCCAAGAAGGAAGGAGGGACGAACCTGGGGCCGCCAGAGACGCGCCGGCGAAGGCTtgcccgaaaccctagccacggGGGTAGGGTTGTGAGTGGGCGATAGAGGCCGAGAGCAGAGAATCTGGCccgggggggagggagggaggcgcgaACTGTGGGGAGCTCGGGGGTGTGTTGCGtggcgccggagctcgccggagaagCGGTCGGCGTGGGTGGTCGCGGCGGCTTCATGAGCGAGATGGGGAGGGGGTGAGCCCGTGCTTCGTGTGTGCTTTTTTTTCTTTACAAATCTGCTTGGACCGCGGGTTGAATACCCCAAATTGGAGGGTCTTTTTTGCATAAACAAAATGTTTTCTCAGATAAGCCACTTAAAATAGGAGTGCGGGTTGAATACGTAATTCAGCAGTGACTTTTCTAAAAAAAAGCCTATGACGGACGACCAAAAGCAATCGTTGGTTTGTTATTACTAGCAAACATACCCATGCGTTCCAACGGGAAAACGCAGGGCATGAAAATTAGGTTCAACTATATAAATATTCTAGTGGTGCAATATCAATCATGTTGAACATGTACCTTTATGATCCTACTCCCTCTGTTctaaattactcgtcgtggttttagttcaaccacgacaagtaatttggaacggagggagtagatagcATTGGCGGCTTTTTTTACCGTTAAATAATTCCTTTTCTTCCTCCACCCATTATCTCAACCTCTCAGTTCCAACCCGCCGCTGCAGGAAATGGCACCTCAGATAGCAATGTGCTACATGAACACCATTGAATAAATGGAAGCAATAGTCTTCGGTCACCTTACCTGGTACGTGTCTTTGCATATTAGTTTTGAATATGCAAGAAAGATTTTCTATAGTCCAAGAATTTATCATCAAGCTTGATGCATAAAGGTGCAAGGATAACAAAAAGGGCCAAAGGGGCATACGTGATTTGTACCACAAGTGGTCCCTATGCAAGCTGAAAGTTATCAGTATAATCAAGTCTGTTGTTGgataaacattttttatacaATCTTAAGATAAATATTCCCTATACCCACGAATACTTACAGTTTGTATATAATACTGAAATATATAATAGTTTAATTTCAAAAAGGTACATTTTGTAATATGTATTATTAAAGAACTTATAGACGTATTCAGTTTTCTCCAATGCGATGAATTTTTCAACACCATTCTTTGTTGGTCTAGTAATCAAAAATATGTGATGATGATTGCCTCTTACAGTGAGCAGAGAGCAAATGTCTACCATACGGAGTCATGGACGATAGCAAAACTTGACCAACAATCTTCCTCTGTTGATTGGTTCTGTATAAATATAAATCATCTCTCATGCCTTCCATTCGCATGTTATATCGTAGCATTGTATAACTCCTACATATATATGACGAAGAACTATATGTGGACCCGCAGCCAAACAAATAAACTGAACATGAGCTATATGTCGGAACCTCCATTTGATGCCGTGCATGTCATTATTGGCCACGAGCTCAGAAACTCTTGGGACGGCCTCTGCAGGCCGCAATCCTTCACAGGCCAACCAAAAAAGCCACTACCAAGTCACCTAGAGGTAATAAAATCTCTTGGTCCCCAGCGCCATATAGCAGAGGAGAGAAGCCCCCTGCATGCTGGTGTCAGAAGCAATCAACGTCTTGTAGAACATGCAGGGTGCCCGCGCTGAACACTTTCACGTCATCAGCCAGTCCCAAATTTCCTCGTTGCTCCCTTCTCCTTCAAGCATCCGCTTTTCTGTAACCATTACCAGCGCAGATCGTTGATGATTCAACTGACATTAACCATGTCTAAATTCAGATTAGTGCGCCAATCCCTCCCTCCCTGCCCCAACCACCAGCGGTAGCGGTGGGATCCGGCTCCAAGCACTGACTCAGCGGGATCCGGCAACCAGCCCCGAATGTTCGTCTTTCTCGGGAAAGAAGAGTTGTACCTTGAGGGTGACGATGATGACAACGAAAACCTCGCGCCGTTGGTGGCACGACTGGTCGGGGGTGGAGCTGGGTGAAGTGGCgggggcgcgtggccgagggggTTGCGAGGGGCGCGTGCACTGCCGGCAGCAGAAGGCGCAGGGCGAGGTGCAGCCGCTGGATCGCGCTCGTATTCCGTAGCGGCGGCGCGGCCATCACTACCTAATCCTCTTCAACTCCATAACCCCACAATCCCAGCCGCTATCGCGCTAATGCTCCGGAGGCGTCTTGAAATCGATGACTTGTTTAGGTCGAAGCCAATTTTGATCGTAGCGGAGCCTCCCAGGTTGTAAAGGAATCTGCTTCAAGTTGTAGACGAATCAGGATTTCCTTTTCTTAGAGAAAAAACTGGCAAAGCAACGGGGCAGCAGTCCAATAGAGAGGAGGCAGCATGGGCCGAGCCCTACGCAGCGATGTGGCCCGGTTCGTTTGCCCGAGACAGGAAAAAACAGAGGCCGAATCGTTTTCTTTTCTTACAGGTAGATGCGTGTTTATTAGTCAAATCTacatttttaaaaaaaaaaattaATGACAATGAACGGGTAGAAGCAATAGTCATTTTATTATTAAGGCCAGATTAGGGCAAGATAACAGAGATTAAGGAAGGGAAAAGAAACATGTCTTTATCTCTAACCTTTGACCCttttattgaaaaaggctttcgccccgctttatatataaaacaTCAATCAACAAGCACCCAGTATAAACACGTCACGCCATCGCAATACACGCACACTCCCAGGGCAGGATACATAGGCGCTGAGCGCAGCAACACCACCCCTAACACTACCACTAAGCAGAGATGAAGCTACATATGACGAACCATGTGCTCCAAGGcggcgccttcaggaagggaACAACACCGGAGTGCCGCCATCGCCCAATCCAAAGACCAGAGTTTCCCCGGAGCCGCATGACGGGCAATGAGAGccgcgacgacgccttcaagaagggaacgatcttcgccgccgccggtccgTCCGAAGATAGAACAGATTTTCACCTTGGCCAACATTCATCGCCACCGAACGCCACACCCCGGCAACCACGCCGCCTACACGGCCATGGTGACCGGACAGCACCAAGGCACGGGTTCTGTCCATGAGCACCACGCTACCACCACCAGGGCGGCGGCCCTAGTAACCAAGACCTGGACACCTCCTCACCCGAGACCGGTCGCATCCCAATGAAAAAGACGAGCGGAATGGTGCCACCTATCGTTAGTAAACTCCTCCCACCTCTCACagatctcctcctcctcgcctgaaCCCGCCACTTCGGCCCCGAACCCTAACCCTGCGCGCTCCCGTAGGATCCAACCGGCCATCAAGCGGTGGCGCCATCGTAGATGCGTAGCTCTATAGCGACCTATCGGGAGAGCCTCTCCCGGCTCGCTGGCGAGGTCGACGACGCCACGGCAGACGAGATCCCCGCGCCGTGGCCATCTCGGCGCGGAGACCACGCCCCTACGCCTCCGTCGtccgggcggcggaggcggtaCACCCGCCCGGACCCCGCCGAGCCGGACGAGGTAACGGGCCCTTCCTTATTCTGCCCACGCACGTCTCGTCTCGTGTTAAAATGGTCCGAGTAGAGGCTCCCACGAGACATGTTCTTGTTTGCCCGATGCTGTTCGTTCGCGAGTTTGAGTGCATATACTTGTTAGATATATAAATGGCCTAGCCCGCACACGCCTGATATTAGAAGGCAATTCGTGCTGATGAGCTAACCCTTGCTATTTGACTACTTTGTGCGATGCTGTAGTTTTAGTCTGTTAACAGATACGTACTTCCCTTGGAAGTTCACTCAATAAGGGAAATAAAATGGTTAGGCTAGTGGTTAGCTAAAGGTATTGGGAAGTGacctcgcaaaaaaaaaaggtATTGGGAAGAGAACCACCTCTGAAGAGAAGGTATGTTCCAAATGAATTTGGTATATGTGGTGATATGTTAACTGTGCATCTTAGTCTGACAATGTCTATCCGATGCAAGTGAAGTATATGTTGCTACCTATAAGTATTTTAATAACAGGGCTTTTGTTAGATGTTATTGATGTTCCATCACTCTCCAAATGTTGGATCGCATAGCAAACTATTATTTGGTATGGTTGGGCAAGGCTTTAATGCATGGTTGCATGATTTAGACTTGTTATGAACACATATTTGTGCTGTATTTCTATGTGGCTAACTGTGGAAGTAGAGCAGTATCAGTGCAGTGCCCCCTGATGCACTAGCATATTTTTGCTGTAGATTTCTAAACTCAAGGAAGATATTGAAAAAATTCAAGCTTCTGAGGCTGAAATAAAGGCATTGTCCTTCAATTATGCTGCCATGTTGAAGGAAAAGGAGGTATGCATGATTGGAaggtcacccccccccccccccccccacacacacacacaaaacccTATTGCGTATCTGTTTATCAGAATTAGATTGCTGATGCTGAAAACATTGTTTTTTAGATGCTAGACGCATGCATTGAGCTTCTTTGGCGGCTTAGTGCCAGTAAAACAGTTAATTCGTTTAATGGTAAACTGGTGATGACATTTGAAAGCATACAACATATTTATCAACTCGGTGACAATATGGCTCACAATATTTCTGAGCATCCAGCGGTCCATATGTTATGACAGGAGCAACTGGTAAAACTTCGTGAAGAAAATGGCTCATTGAGAAGAAGTATGGAGAGCTCTAACTATAAGGCAGTCTCAGGCAATTCTAATGTAATCGAGTAATTTGATATCCACATCTAGTACTGATCACTTAGCATGCTGTATGCCATGTCACCAACTTCAGTTTTTATAGGGTACTTTGCAAAGATCACCTAGCAGAATGCAAAGGAACACAGATCAAGAAAAAACATCGAGTGTCTTAAAACAGAATGGGTATGGTGGTGGTGCTTCACAGGTTATACAGAAAAATGGTCCGCACCCATTGCCAGTGCATTATAAGGTATAGCTATAAGCAGTGTCATCACGACATTATTAATCTATAAAAATTCATAACTTATATTGTGTTCACGCTTCACTCCTCTTTGGAAGTTATTGACAAGATTGTGTTTTGTTCTATCATTACCTGTTAAGAACAGCACGCTGCAAGAAACAACTATTATTCTTTATTGAATGCATATTATGTTACAGGGAGATGCACTGGTGGAAGAAAGAGCATATTTTGCTTCTAAACAGGCTAGTCTTGAAAATGAAATTAAACAATTGAAACAGCAACTAAGGTGCTATTCAAACAAAGAAGATGATACAACACGGAGGTTAGAAGGTATGTCAGTGCGAAACCTAAGCTGTTCCAACTTGAAGTAGTTTGCACAACATCTTGTATTTTTTTTCTGTTGAAATATATTATTTCCCCTCAGATGAAAACAAGAGGAACGAATTTCTTCAGCAGCAGCTAAATGAACTGAAGGTCGATAAGGAGATGGTAAGCTCATAGTTAATATAAATAGAAGAGAAATTGATACATTAATTATCTGCTCCTCGGGTCTGTATATGCTTCTCTAGCATTAGAATTCCTGTCCTGCATTTAGATGACAGATAGGACTCCGTGGTTATATTTATCTGGTTACCCATGTTTTTAAGGCGTCCTGCCTTGGACGCTTAGGCGGCAAGGCGCCCTGGCAACGCCTTAGATTTTTACCCATCTTATGCGCCTAGGCGTCAAGGCGCTGGCTGCCTGCTGTAGGGTGCCTTACCGCCATAATAACATTGCTGGCTACGTATGGAATAATGAACGTGCTGTATTTACACGTTCACAGGTAGCAACTACCATGGAAGAGTTACATAAGGAATTAAGTGAGAAGAAAGCAGAGTTGAGATGCCTGCAAGATGAGTTGAGTACAAGGGACAATGAGCGTGCATCAGATGGATCTCTTCAGAGCCTTCGAAGTATGGTGATGGCTCTACAGAAGGAGAATTCAGATTTGAAGGTCTAAATTAATGTAGCAATCACGTTAATGTTTAAGTAATGCTTAAAAGCGATTATATATTTACTGCAGTTTTACGAATATTGTTATGCCGTAACTGTAACTGGACTCATTATGTGGCTGAGGAATCTGACAGCAGTCTTTTGCTTCTGTAGATAGCGAAGGGCAGCCTTTACGAAGAGCTTGTTAATATGGAAAGCACAACACAAAAAGTTGACAATAGTACTTCTGATGTTGACAATTTTTCTGATGTGGAGAAGGTAAAATATTCTTCAGTTGTGATTTACACATATTACAAATATATAATAATTTGGAATGTGGTAGCTCATGAAGACACATGAGATAGACTGCTAAGCATCCTATTGTTTTATTTGTTAGGTTCAGATCTTTGAAGTGAAATTATAACCGTAATGCATACTCCCAAAGTCCCAATTTTGTACTTTGGTAAAGTAAATTTTCTACAATTTAGCTAGTAAGAGAGCAATCTTACACTGTCAAAAGTAATAGGCTGTACATTTCACTATGGATACCTTTTAACCCAAGTTATGGACCTGCAACATATGGTTTTGTTAGTGTGCGGTattaacaacaacaacaacaacaacaaagcctttagtcccaaacaagttggggtaggctagaggtgaaacccataagatctcgcaaccaactcatggctttggcacatggatagcaagcttccacgcacccctgtccatagctagctctttggtgatactccaatccttcaggtctctcttaacggactcctcccatgtcaaattcggtctaccccgccctctcttgacatcctccgcacgctttagccgtccgctatgcactggagcttctggaggcctgcgctgaatatgcccaaaccatctcagacgatgttggacaagcttctcttcaattggtgctaccccaactctatctcgtatatcatcattccggactcgatccttcctcgtgtggccacacatccatctcaacatacgcatctccgccacacctaactgttgaacatgtcaccttttagtcggccaacactcagcgccataTAACATTGTgggtcgaaccgccgtcctgtagaacttgccttttagcttttgtggcactctcttgtcatagagaatgccagaagcttggcgccacttcatccatctgGCTTTGAtcaatggttcacatcttcatcaatacccccatcctcctgcagcattgaccccaaatatcgaaaggtgtccttctgaggtaccacctggccatcaagcctaacctcctcctcctcacacctagtagtactgaaaccgcacatcatgtactcggttttagttctactaagcctaaaccctttcgatttcaaggtttgtctccataactctaacttcctatttacccccgtccgactatcgtcaactagcaccacatcatccgcaaagagcatacaccatggaatatctccttgtatatcccttgtgacctcatccatcaccaatgcaaaaagataagggctcaaagctgacccctgatgcagtcctatcttaatcgggaagtcatcagtgtcgacatcacttgttcaaacacttgtcacaacattatcgtacatgtccttgatgagggatTGAGGGTAAggtactttgctgggactttgtgtttctccaaggcccaccacatgacattccgcggtatcttatcataggccttctccaagtcaatgaacaccatgtgcaagtccttcttttgctccctatatCTCCATAAGTTGTtgtaccaagaaaatggcttccatggtcgacctcccaggcatgaaaccaaactgatatTTGGTCACGCTTATCATTCTTCctaagcggtgctcaatgactctctcccatatcttcattgtatggctcatcagcttaattccatggtaattagtacaactctaaacatccccttgttcttgaagattggtactaatatactccgtctccattcttatggcatcttgtttgcccgaaaaatgaggttgaaaagcttggttagccatactatcgctatgtccccgagacctttccacacctcaatggggatacaatcagggcccatcgccttgcctcctttcatcctttttaaagcctccttgacctcaagactcctggattcgccgcacaaacacatgctggtctcatcaaaggagtcgtctagttcaatggtagaactctcattctccccattgaacttgttgaagtactcccgccatctatgcttaatctcctcgtccttcaccaagagttggcctgctccgtccttgatgcatttgacttggccaatatccctcgacttcctctcttggatcttggccatcttataAATGTCCCTTCCGCCTTCCTTCGTGCCTAACCGTTGGTAGAGGTCCTCGTATGCCCTGGCCCTTGCTTCACTAACAGCTCGCTTTGCggccttcttcgccatcttgtacttctctatgttgtctgcactcctatccaggtataggcgtctgaagcaatctttcttctctttaattgccttctggacatcatcactccaccaccaggtatccttatcttcgcttctccttcccctggacactccaaactccttcgAGGCCACCTTACGAATGCAAGTCGCCATCTTGATCCACACACTGTCCGCATCCCCccttcctcccaagggccctccttaatgaccctctccttgaacgcctgagctacctcccccttgagcttccaccacATCGTTCTATCGACTTTGGCACGCTTATCCCGCTGGACACGAATCCGAAAGCGGAAGTCAGCAACCACCAGCTTATGCTGGGTACAACACTCTCTCCAGGTATTACTATATATAATTTTCAAGGGAACAAAAATACTAATGTGCTTGTAGTTCCACTATGAAGGTCAAGGACGAGATGGCTTCATTGAAGAAAGCTTTACAGGGTGCTTTTCACGAGCGAGACAGAGCATTACAAAATTTGTCTCGGCTGAAGCAGCATTTGTTAGATAAGGTAACACTAGTCTCAATTTTTAGTTCTCACACTTGCAATTCAGCTACCTAATAAGATGGAGAGAGGATTAGGTTGTGCAGAAGCTATTCCACGTAACTTCATTTGAACAATGTAGTATGTTGTGTGCTTTATGCAAAAACTCATCTGCTTAAAAGGAAATAGAATGATGTGGTAGTATCATTCTTAATAGCAAACTTGTTATTCTTCGTAGGACCTTGAAGACCAAGAAAAGATGGATGAAGATAGCAAAGTCATTGAAGAGTTGCGGGCAATCTGTGAGCAGCAAAGAGCTCATATAGTGCAGTTAGAGAGGGCATTAAAGGTTGAGATGACAAAGCAGGAGGAGAGTAAGAAGACCATAAATGATGAACGCTCGAGGTCAAATGAACAGATAGAAGATCTGCAATACAAGCTTGCAAACTGTATGAATGCACTTGAATCAAAAGATCAGGAACTGCTTAATCTGCAGAGTGCCCTTGGACAGTACTATGCCGAGAGTGAAGCAAAGGTGATCGGAACGTTTCAAACTATCCTTGCTTTGAATCCTAATGTTCTATATTTGCAAGATTTCAGCTTGATTTTTGTGCACTTTTACATATGATACAGGAGCGACTTGGGGATGATTTAGCTATGGCTAGAGAAGCATTGGCTAAATTATCTGAGTCACTGAAGGTAAGAACTGCTAATACCTCCACTTTACTTTAGCAAGCATTTCTCAACTTTGGAACATACTATTATCAGTATGATTCAACTCATTTTCACCCAATTGATTGAATTTCTTTTGAGTGAAGGCGTTTGTAGTAAAGAAAATATGCTTCTTAGTGCGTGTACTTTGATTTCTAAGCAGTGCAAGAATGTTATGTTGCCATTTCTGAATGTCATCACTAAAGCTATTAGATTTTGCAGGTGGCAAATCAAGGAATTGAAATTTCAAGAAGGGAAAAGGACGAGGTAGTTGCCAAACTTTCTCAAGCCGAGAAGATGTTAGCGGATGGGAAGCGCTCCCTGCAGAAGCTTGAGGATGACAATTCAAGATTAAGGCATGCGCTAGAACAAAGCATGACAACAGTCAATAGGATGTCACTTGATTCAGATAACTCTGTTGACAGGTGCTGACTATTGCCCCCTCTGATGGTTTTGATGAATACGTATGTGCACACACAGATGATATTTGTTTTATGCATTGAAACAGGGTCTGGCATACTACATACTGTGTGGAAGCCTACTATGTATACCTTAAAAACATTCAGAATTTTGCAGAACAATCATGTACACAGTAAATCCCACCAATAATATTTTGGGCTCAATCctttttagaaaaaataaatacGAAAGGTGGAATAACCAATATTTAGTGATTGGCACTTGTCTGCTGGCTATTTGGTGGCCATATTGTGACATCTGTTAATGTCAAACATATCTGAAAACGGTGATCATATTTATGCTAAAGTTTTCTTTCTGCAGGATGTTCCAACTGGATGTATATGCCTGTTTGTGCTTTTATTTTCGCATGAGCTACGTGGATATATGACAAGTGAATTTCTCTTGCAGACGAATTGTGATCAAACTACTAGTTACATACTTCCAACGGAATCACAGCAAAGAGGTGATTGGCTCCTTCAAATTATTTATGGTATCATGAAACTTATCAACTAGAAAATTCTCATCAAGTAATATCCAAATATTGGGTACATCCAGGTATTGGATCTTATGGTTCGCATGCTTGGCTTCTCCGAGGAGGACAAGCAAAGAATTGGTTCTGCACAGAGCAATGTTGGTAAGGTTGTTGTCCGCGGTGTTTTGGGTCTTCCTGGGCGTCTAGTTGGAGGACTTGTTGGTGGAAATTCAGCAGGAAAatctacacatgcaccccaggatAACCAGGTGGGATCTTTTTGTCCTTTGTTCTTCCCATGATGATGTAATCATATCTCTGTTGCATCAAAATATGGCAGCCACATAAAAAGTCAGAAACAACTGACATTCTAAGTTTGGTTAAATTATAACTTAGTGCTACTTGTTTTCTCAATACCCTAAGTTCCAAATATTTGCAGTCCTTTGCAGATCTCTGGGTGGACTTTCTACTCAAGGAGACAGAAGAACGGGAGAAACAAAAAGCTTCGGAAGCCGCTGCAAG
This sequence is a window from Aegilops tauschii subsp. strangulata cultivar AL8/78 chromosome 7, Aet v6.0, whole genome shotgun sequence. Protein-coding genes within it:
- the LOC109762789 gene encoding golgin candidate 4 isoform X2, encoding MRSSIATYRESLSRLAGEVDDATADEIPAPWPSRRGDHAPTPPSSGRRRRYTRPDPAEPDEEQLVKLREENGSLRRSMESSNYKAVSGNSNGTLQRSPSRMQRNTDQEKTSSVLKQNGYGGGASQVIQKNGPHPLPVHYKGDALVEERAYFASKQASLENEIKQLKQQLRCYSNKEDDTTRRLEDENKRNEFLQQQLNELKVDKEMVATTMEELHKELSEKKAELRCLQDELSTRDNERASDGSLQSLRSMVMALQKENSDLKIAKGSLYEELVNMESTTQKVDNSTSDVDNFSDVEKVKDEMASLKKALQGAFHERDRALQNLSRLKQHLLDKDLEDQEKMDEDSKVIEELRAICEQQRAHIVQLERALKVEMTKQEESKKTINDERSRSNEQIEDLQYKLANCMNALESKDQELLNLQSALGQYYAESEAKERLGDDLAMAREALAKLSESLKVANQGIEISRREKDEVVAKLSQAEKMLADGKRSLQKLEDDNSRLRHALEQSMTTVNRMSLDSDNSVDRRIVIKLLVTYFQRNHSKEVLDLMVRMLGFSEEDKQRIGSAQSNVGKVVVRGVLGLPGRLVGGLVGGNSAGKSTHAPQDNQSFADLWVDFLLKETEEREKQKASEAAARLSHEENQTTSRSASNLQASQHIANPGLSTKPHQFDRPDSDEFRMVPLAPMYTSMQTPLK
- the LOC109762789 gene encoding golgin candidate 4 isoform X3 → MRSSIATYRESLSRLAGEVDDATADEIPAPWPSRRGDHAPTPPSSGRRRRYTRPDPAEPDEISKLKEDIEKIQASEAEIKALSFNYAAMLKEKEGDALVEERAYFASKQASLENEIKQLKQQLRCYSNKEDDTTRRLEDENKRNEFLQQQLNELKVDKEMVATTMEELHKELSEKKAELRCLQDELSTRDNERASDGSLQSLRSMVMALQKENSDLKIAKGSLYEELVNMESTTQKVDNSTSDVDNFSDVEKVKDEMASLKKALQGAFHERDRALQNLSRLKQHLLDKDLEDQEKMDEDSKVIEELRAICEQQRAHIVQLERALKVEMTKQEESKKTINDERSRSNEQIEDLQYKLANCMNALESKDQELLNLQSALGQYYAESEAKERLGDDLAMAREALAKLSESLKVANQGIEISRREKDEVVAKLSQAEKMLADGKRSLQKLEDDNSRLRHALEQSMTTVNRMSLDSDNSVDRRIVIKLLVTYFQRNHSKEVLDLMVRMLGFSEEDKQRIGSAQSNVGKVVVRGVLGLPGRLVGGLVGGNSAGKSTHAPQDNQSFADLWVDFLLKETEEREKQKASEAAARLSHEENQTTSRSASNLQASQHIANPGLSTKPHQFDRPDSDEFRMVPLAPMYTSMQTPLK
- the LOC109762789 gene encoding golgin candidate 3 isoform X1, which encodes MRSSIATYRESLSRLAGEVDDATADEIPAPWPSRRGDHAPTPPSSGRRRRYTRPDPAEPDEISKLKEDIEKIQASEAEIKALSFNYAAMLKEKEEQLVKLREENGSLRRSMESSNYKAVSGNSNGTLQRSPSRMQRNTDQEKTSSVLKQNGYGGGASQVIQKNGPHPLPVHYKGDALVEERAYFASKQASLENEIKQLKQQLRCYSNKEDDTTRRLEDENKRNEFLQQQLNELKVDKEMVATTMEELHKELSEKKAELRCLQDELSTRDNERASDGSLQSLRSMVMALQKENSDLKIAKGSLYEELVNMESTTQKVDNSTSDVDNFSDVEKVKDEMASLKKALQGAFHERDRALQNLSRLKQHLLDKDLEDQEKMDEDSKVIEELRAICEQQRAHIVQLERALKVEMTKQEESKKTINDERSRSNEQIEDLQYKLANCMNALESKDQELLNLQSALGQYYAESEAKERLGDDLAMAREALAKLSESLKVANQGIEISRREKDEVVAKLSQAEKMLADGKRSLQKLEDDNSRLRHALEQSMTTVNRMSLDSDNSVDRRIVIKLLVTYFQRNHSKEVLDLMVRMLGFSEEDKQRIGSAQSNVGKVVVRGVLGLPGRLVGGLVGGNSAGKSTHAPQDNQSFADLWVDFLLKETEEREKQKASEAAARLSHEENQTTSRSASNLQASQHIANPGLSTKPHQFDRPDSDEFRMVPLAPMYTSMQTPLK